DNA sequence from the Arthrobacter sp. V1I9 genome:
AGGCCGTCCGTCTTCATGCCGAAGACCTGCAGCGGCGCCACTGAGGCGAAGGCGGGCAACAGGTCGGTACCGGTGACGCGGCCGCGGCGGATGGGCTCGTTCACCACTACGCCCAATTCCGGCAGTTCCCCGGTGTAGAGCCGGCCCGGGTCCGGAATTCCGTGTTCGATCACCAGGCTGCGGGCGGAGCCGTTGTCCCAGGCGAGCTTGTTAAAGTGGGTCACGTGCACCAGGGGGATGCGGTCCTGGTCCGCGAGCGGGTGCCGGGCAAAAGGAAAGTCCACTTTGGGGGTGTTGTGTTCGAGGTACACGGCGGGCAGGTCAACGCCAGGCCGGCGGCCCAGCAGCCGGGCAACTTCCTCAATTTCCTCAGGGCGTTGCAGGACGACGGCGTCCACGGCGTCTGCATCCAGCGTTGCCAGGTCCACCTCCCGCACTGACGCAGGCCAGTCCCTGCCGGCACGGCCAAGCCCCCACGCACCACCTTCGGGCAGGACGGGAAGGAGGTACTCGTGACGGCCGCGGACGAAGGCGTCCGTCCAGGAACCGTGGACGTGCCAGAGCAGGATTCTCATCTGTTGCGGGCCTTTCTACGGGTGCTGACGTGGGTGCTGAAGGAGCTGACTCCGCCGATCAGGCGTTCTACGGCCGCCACCACTTCCTCAGGCGACACGGAGTCAAGGCAGGGGTGGCCGGGAACGGGGCAGACACGGGCACGGGTCATTCGGCAGGCGGCGTTCTGGTCGCCGAGCAGTTCCAGAGACACCCCGTACGGCGCCCAGCGGATGGCAGGGACGACGGGGGAAAAGAGGCACGCAACGGGTGTACCCACGGCTGCCGCGAGGTGTGCGGGGCCCGTGTTGCCGGTAACCACCGCGTCCGCCCCCGCCATGACTCCGGCCAGGGTATGGAGGTCTGTGCGCCCGCCAAGGTCCAGGGCGGATGGGCCTGCGACGGTGGCAGTCAGCGAAGTCTCCCCGGGACCACCGGTCACCACAACACGGTGGCCCGCGCCCTGGAGGAGTTCGACGGCGGCCGCATGGTGCAGCGGCGGCCAGGCCCTGGCGGGCACGGCGGCTCCCGGGTGGACCACCACATAGGGGTCCTCCCCCACCAGTTCACGGACGTCCGGGACGGACGTGAGGCGGAGTTTTCCGTCGTCGCCTTGCGGGAGGCGGAATCCTCCTGCCTCGGCGATGCCCAGCGCGCGTTCCGCTTCGGGCTGGTCCTCCGGGAAGTCTTCGCCCGGCTTGAGCCGGACATCAAGCAGGGAGCCTGCGTAGTCGGTGGAGGCTCCGGTGATTCGTTCGACGCCGGCGAGCCGGAGCAGCAGCGCCAGCGGCAGGGGCGACTGGTGGAAGGAGGTGAGGATGACGGCTTCGGTAATTCGAGAGTTCCGGACGTATTCGATCAGCCTGTCAGCGTGCGGGCCGGTCATCTTGGGCGCGGGGTTCATAATCCACGGGCTGTCCCAGCTGTAGACCTCTGCGGCGCCCGGCAACATACCCGCCGCTGCCTCGCCCTGCCGTCCGCAGAGCATCACCACATGGTTGGGCCGGCTGCCGTCCGGAAACCGCCCGTTTGCGACGGCCCGTACGGCGGGTCCGGCCAGGAGGACGTCGCCCATGCTGTCCAGGCGTGCCACCAGGACGCGGCCCATCAGGGCTGCTCCGACAGCAGCGAGACGGCCTCGGCCAGGTTCCGGGCCACCAACTGAGCCTCGGCCACTTCCTCGGCCCGGGTCACCGGCGTCGGCACCAGGACGCCGGTTGCTCCGGCCGCTTCGGCGGCACGGACGTCAGCACCGATATCGCCAATGAGCGCCGCCTCCGATTCCTGGATGCCGAGCCTGCGGCAGGCACTGTGCACCATTCCCGGTTGGGGCTTGCGGCAGGCGCAGCCGTCCTGCTCGGAATGCGGGCACACCTCCCACACATCGAAGGGGCCGAGCAGTTCCTCAACCCGGGCGTTGACGTCCGCCACGTCGTCGGCGGTGATCAGGCCGCGGGCAATGCCGGACTGGTTGCTGATGACTCCGGTTGCTATCCCGTCGGCGCGGAGTGCATCCAGGACTGCCTTGGCGCCGGGCATTGGTGTGACCAGGCCGGGGTCCCCGTTGTAGGGCACATCGACCACCAGGGTCCCGTCCCGGTCGAACAGGACAGCGCGGAGCTTGGAGGTTACGGAGCTTCCCATACCCTCACTGTTCCCCACTGCTGCTGCTCCTAAACAGGGGCTGCTGGTTTTCTCACCTTTCAGCTGGTGACGTCCCGGCCGCTTGAACAGCCAAGATAGGACTGCTGACGCTGTCCCCCCACCGTCCGAAGCCTGCTCCTGCAGCGGTTAGGCGGGCATTGCAGGGCTAGCTGCTCCTGACCCGCGAGCTGCCCGGGAGGGCAGAAACCTTGCCGGGAACTCCGGGGGCGGCCGTTCGGCGGGTTGGCCGGCCGGACGCCGTGGAACCGGTCGCACTCTCCTGTTCAGCACGGACACCGTCGCCCTGGCTACTGCTCAGGAGCCGGCGCTGGAGTTCGACGAGTACCCGGGCCAACCGCCGCGAAACCTGCATCTGCGACATCCCCAGCCGCTTCCCCAACTGGACCTGGGTTTCCTCACAGAAATAGCGGCGGTAGAGCAGTTCCCTGTCCGCGGCGTCCAGGTCCTGCATCGCCTCCCGGAGGCAGGCAAGGTCCTCCAGCCGTTCCAGGGGCGTCTCAGGGCACGCGAGCAGGTCGCCGATGGACGGCGCGTCACTGTGGGGGTTTGCAGCGTCCAGGGAGTCCGGATGCATGCTGCTGGACGCCGAAATGGCTTCCTGGACGTCTGAAGGATCTGTCCCGAGCTCCGAGGCCAGTTCGGCCACGCTGGGATTCCTGCCCAGGGACTGAACCAGCTCCGGTTCCACCCGGAACATCCTGGTGCGGAGGTCCTGGATGTGCCGCGGCGGCCGGACCACCCACGTGCGGTCACGCAGGTATCGCTTCAACTCCCCGGCGATGGTTGGAGCTGCGTAGGCGGGGAAGCTCTCCCCCTTGGACTGGTCGAAACCGCGGGCAGCCTTGACCAGGCCCAGATAGGCCACCTGGTTCAGGTCTGCCCGTTCCCGGCCCCGGGCTTCGAAGCGGGCGGCCAGGGCCTCGGCCAGGTCCAAGTAGCTCAGGACCAGGTCATTTTCAAAGGTCTCCCGCAGCCGCCCTGCCTTGGCGGCGGAGCGGTCGTCTTTCGGGGTTTCCAGGCACGGCTCAAGGCACGGCCCAGGGACAGGTGTCAGGTCCACGGCGAGCGCGGCAAAAGATTCGGGCATTGTCGTTGGTTCCCTCGGTCAGGTTCCGAAAGCCTGCGGCAAGACTTAGCCATAGGAAATCATAAGGTTGCTTATAAAACAATCCTTGGCGGCGCTAGGCTCGGCATGTAAGACGAACCGCACACCCCGGCCAAGGAGTCTTTTCCATGCACATCGCCGTTATCGGAGCCAGCGGAAACGCAGGAACAGCACTGCTGCGGAACCTGCAGGGCCAACTGTCCGGGAAGCCCGGAAGCCTGCAACTGACGGGGGTCAGCAGGCGCCTGCCCGACACCTCGCGGGCGCCTTATGCCGGCGTGGAATGGCACACGCTCGATGTCGGGTTGGAACGCGACCGCCCAAAGTTGGAATCAGCTTTGGCAGGAGTGGATTCCGTGGTCCACCTTGCCTGGCAAATCCAACCGAACCGGGACCTGGACCAGCTGTACCGGACCAACGTCACCGGAACAGCAAATGTCCTTGAAGCCGCGCGGAAGGCCGGCGTCAAGCAGATCGTCTGCGCGTCATCGGTTGGCGCCTACAGCAAGGCCTCCAAGGACCGGCGCACGGATGAGTCCTGGCCGGCGCAGGGCATGGCGGGCTCGCATTACAGCCGGCACAAGGCGGCGCAGGAAAAACTCCTGGACGAGTTTGCGGAAGCTGAACCAGGGATCACCGTCGCACGGCTTCGCCCCGCGCTCATCTTCCAGCGCGACGCCGGGAGCGAGATCGGAAGGTACTTCCTGGGGCCGGTGATTCCCCGGCTTCTGGCAAAGAGGCCCTGGCTTCCACTGCTCCCCGTTCCGGACAACCTGATTTTCCAGGCAGTCCATGCGGACGATGTTGCTGAAGCCTACTGGCGGGTCATCGACCAGAGGGCCTCCGGAGCCTTTAATGTTGCGGCCGAGCCGGTGCTCACACCCCAGGAAGTTGCCCGGATCGTTCAGGCGCGAAGAATCCTCCCCATCCCCATGGGCCTGCTCCACAAGGCAGTGGGGTTGGCCTGGCGCCTCCGGCTGATACCCACCGACTCCGGCTGGGTGGAGATGGCGGCGGGAGTCCCGGTTATGGACACCGGCCGAGCCCGCCGGATCCTGGGGTGGGAAGCGAAGACATCATCGGTAGCGGCAGTTCTTGACGTCCTGGCCGGCATAGGAATGGGGGAGGGAGTTGCTCCCTCCCCCGCCCTGGAGCCGAGGCGCGGCAACCCGCTTAGGAGCTAGGTGCCATGCCGCGGGTCAGCCAGTGCCGTGCGGCCTGCAGCCAGATTGCTGTCCCGCCTGCGGCTAGATGCCGGAACGCGGATTTTCACGATCCACATGTGAGCCGCCCTGGTTAGGATTGGCGCCACCATCGCTGCGTTCATCGCGGGCTCCGTCAGGGGCTGCGCCGCTGCGGGCATTGTCAGCAGCGTCGCGGGCCGCATGGGCGGAGTTCGTGGCGCCGCGGTCGGCGCCATCGCGGCTGCGGCCCTCGCGGTCCCGCTTGACGTCAGGGTCCAGCTCATCCGCTTTCCGCGTCCGTTCGTTCACGTCCTCGCGGAGCGTCTTGGCCTCTGTGGACTGCTGGTCTGCCTGCTGGCGCAGCCGGGCAGCTTCAACCTGCGCCTGCTCGGCGTCCGCCCTGGCGCGCGTCGCCTTCGCTTCGCGCTCCCGGGCATCGAGTTCCCTGGTCTCGGCCTCACGGCGGATTTCTGCGGCCTTCTCGCGATGCGCATCGTCCCGCTTTTGCTGTATTGCCTTTCGGCGCCGTCCTGTTGCGAGCAGCAGCAGCACAAGCAGCACCACCACAACTACGGCGATCAACACCCAAACCCACGGAGCTATTTCCAAATTACCCACCACTTCCACTTCGATGTGACCGGGCCGGCGGAAGCCATTCCGGCTGACATTTTTGGAACTGTTTACAACTCGCTTAGCAAGCGTACTTACCTTTTATTAGTAATCATGCTTATTATTTTAGGGCCAGTATCGCTGGTTCTTGATCAACAACCGGCCTTCTTGGAAAGAGAGAGCGAAGATGACAGAGAACCAATGGCCCGAGGATCCCGCTTACACGGCTCCGCCGGCCTCTACAGGAATTCCGGGCGAGCGAAGCGCCACCACATTCCCGTCCGCCGCCACTCCACCATATGGAGATGCCCCCGTCGGTGATACCTCCGGGTCATCCCGAAAGGAAGCAGCGAAGGAAGAAGCAGCTGATGTAGCACGCACCGCGAAGGGCTCCGCGCAGAATGTGGCCCAGACTGCAAAGGAAGAAGCAGTCCACGTCGCTTCCGAGGCTAAGTCCACCGCCCAGGACCTGCTGTCGCAGGCGAAGTCCGGGCTTTCCAGCCAGGCCGGCACCCAGCAGCAGAAGGCCGCCGACGGCATCCGGACCATCTCCAGCCAGTTGCAGAACATGGCGGATGCCCCCGACCAGCAGGGCGTCGCCAGCGATCTGATCCGCCAGGCTGCCCAGCGCAGCGAATCGGTAGCTTCCTGGCTTGAAAACAAGCAGCCAGGCGATCTGCTCGCCGAAGTCCAGCGGTTCGCCCGCAACAAGCCCGGCACCTTCCTCCTTCTCGCCGCTGGCGCCGGCGTCCTTGCGGGCCGGCTTACCCGCGGCCTCACCGGCGGTACTGCAACCTCATCCACCTCCGGCACTGCAGGACTTGCGGGCCAGTACTCCGGCAGCCCGTACGGCGACCAGTACACCGAGGGATACAGCCCCGCGGGCGGAACAGTCCCGCCTCCCCCAGTCCAGCTCCCCGGCCCGGCCACCACCACGGCGGGTTACGACGGCGGCGCTCCCGGCGCTGGTTACCCGGGGGCCGCACGTCCTGCCAGCCCGCTGGACAGCCCCCAACTGGTTGAAGAGCCCTGGTCCGGCAACCAGATCGCCGATGACCCACTTGGCGACCGCAGGCTTGCCGACGATCCGCTGGCGGACGATCCCCTCACCCGGGACCGCCGCGCCGGCGGGCAGTCAGGCGGACTCTGATGAGTAGTACTATTCCGGAGCCTGCTCCGAGTGAAGCGCATGTGAAGGCGGATAACGCGTCGCTGGGTGAGTTGCTGGGTGATGTGACCCGGGACCTGTCCACCCTGATGCGCCAGGAAGTCGAACTGGCCAAGGCCGAAGTGAAGCAGTCCGCCACCAAGGCAGGCAAAGGCGGCGGCATGCTCGCCGGCGCCGGCGTCGCCGGGCACTTCGTCCTGGTCTTCCTGTCCCTGGCACTCATGTTCGCCCTTGGCGCGCTGATGCCGCTGGGCTGGGCCGCCGTGATCGTCGCCGTGATCTGGGGCATCATCGCCGCGGTCCTGGCCTCGATCGGCCGCAAGGAACTCAAACAGATCAAAGGCATCCCCCAGACCAGCGAAACCCTTTCCGAGATTCCCCCAACCCTAAAACCAGGTGAGGTAAACCGATGAGCGATAACCCGGACGCAATCCGTGCAGACATTGAAGAAACC
Encoded proteins:
- a CDS encoding sigma-70 family RNA polymerase sigma factor, whose amino-acid sequence is MPESFAALAVDLTPVPGPCLEPCLETPKDDRSAAKAGRLRETFENDLVLSYLDLAEALAARFEARGRERADLNQVAYLGLVKAARGFDQSKGESFPAYAAPTIAGELKRYLRDRTWVVRPPRHIQDLRTRMFRVEPELVQSLGRNPSVAELASELGTDPSDVQEAISASSSMHPDSLDAANPHSDAPSIGDLLACPETPLERLEDLACLREAMQDLDAADRELLYRRYFCEETQVQLGKRLGMSQMQVSRRLARVLVELQRRLLSSSQGDGVRAEQESATGSTASGRPTRRTAAPGVPGKVSALPGSSRVRSS
- a CDS encoding NAD-dependent epimerase/dehydratase family protein; the protein is MHIAVIGASGNAGTALLRNLQGQLSGKPGSLQLTGVSRRLPDTSRAPYAGVEWHTLDVGLERDRPKLESALAGVDSVVHLAWQIQPNRDLDQLYRTNVTGTANVLEAARKAGVKQIVCASSVGAYSKASKDRRTDESWPAQGMAGSHYSRHKAAQEKLLDEFAEAEPGITVARLRPALIFQRDAGSEIGRYFLGPVIPRLLAKRPWLPLLPVPDNLIFQAVHADDVAEAYWRVIDQRASGAFNVAAEPVLTPQEVARIVQARRILPIPMGLLHKAVGLAWRLRLIPTDSGWVEMAAGVPVMDTGRARRILGWEAKTSSVAAVLDVLAGIGMGEGVAPSPALEPRRGNPLRS
- a CDS encoding HAD-IIIA family hydrolase — encoded protein: MGSSVTSKLRAVLFDRDGTLVVDVPYNGDPGLVTPMPGAKAVLDALRADGIATGVISNQSGIARGLITADDVADVNARVEELLGPFDVWEVCPHSEQDGCACRKPQPGMVHSACRRLGIQESEAALIGDIGADVRAAEAAGATGVLVPTPVTRAEEVAEAQLVARNLAEAVSLLSEQP
- a CDS encoding phage holin family protein, with product MSSTIPEPAPSEAHVKADNASLGELLGDVTRDLSTLMRQEVELAKAEVKQSATKAGKGGGMLAGAGVAGHFVLVFLSLALMFALGALMPLGWAAVIVAVIWGIIAAVLASIGRKELKQIKGIPQTSETLSEIPPTLKPGEVNR
- a CDS encoding glycosyltransferase, whose protein sequence is MRILLWHVHGSWTDAFVRGRHEYLLPVLPEGGAWGLGRAGRDWPASVREVDLATLDADAVDAVVLQRPEEIEEVARLLGRRPGVDLPAVYLEHNTPKVDFPFARHPLADQDRIPLVHVTHFNKLAWDNGSARSLVIEHGIPDPGRLYTGELPELGVVVNEPIRRGRVTGTDLLPAFASVAPLQVFGMKTDGLAAAAGIDESRLTVRGDLKTQQLHRELARCRVYVHPMRWTSLGLSLLEAMHLGMPVVALATTEAPRAVPPEAGAVSADVDELLRCARRLVADPDEARRRGVAAREAALERYGLGKFQDRWDELLADLGGRPRHSDNDRRDEKILVPARERKTP
- a CDS encoding glycosyltransferase family 9 protein, which translates into the protein MGRVLVARLDSMGDVLLAGPAVRAVANGRFPDGSRPNHVVMLCGRQGEAAAGMLPGAAEVYSWDSPWIMNPAPKMTGPHADRLIEYVRNSRITEAVILTSFHQSPLPLALLLRLAGVERITGASTDYAGSLLDVRLKPGEDFPEDQPEAERALGIAEAGGFRLPQGDDGKLRLTSVPDVRELVGEDPYVVVHPGAAVPARAWPPLHHAAAVELLQGAGHRVVVTGGPGETSLTATVAGPSALDLGGRTDLHTLAGVMAGADAVVTGNTGPAHLAAAVGTPVACLFSPVVPAIRWAPYGVSLELLGDQNAACRMTRARVCPVPGHPCLDSVSPEEVVAAVERLIGGVSSFSTHVSTRRKARNR